The Rhinoraja longicauda isolate Sanriku21f chromosome 17, sRhiLon1.1, whole genome shotgun sequence genome includes a region encoding these proteins:
- the asb14a gene encoding dynein axonemal heavy chain 12: MDVPATDEEWDEDAILQHAIEESLSGICPGDSCSASEVEDTRSLQSKENRKIVEAIKTGGEAEVIRLSVHESAFDEADERGWIPLHEAAVKINPAVLAATLQASGPGAREQRTLLGETPLHLAVDLNLTDNVLLLLQNGCNPNSKNEEGSSVLVAATRIQSVEAVAQLLCFGAIVNMRCVNERTALHEAAMVGRVDIVECLLRSGSSVDPRSAFGLTPLALAAQTGRTDVAKVLLQKGADVLSQASDGVSVLFEAAMVDDAECLALLLEYGADANVPKYTGHLPIHRASYRGYDQLVQQLVVVTEVSAIQESGISPLHCAAAGGHHHCLQLLLQSSFDVNFMLSSQLQRGYDDHRKSALYFAVSNNDVHSARLLLEAGAFPNQDPINCLQLALRLANHQLIQLLLRHGANVNYYCRVNTTHFPSALQYALNDQRILRLLFTYGYHIHRCFHCPHENKVHPLFTHEGWSPTVIKDNMFCEVITLTWLKHLSGKVVRVMLDYVASVTLCSKLRAVLEQQSEWAEIAHIMGNPRSLQHLCRLAVRGCMGRMRLRCPVFMTFLPLPQRLKEYILFKEYDRYDGPET; encoded by the exons ATGGATGTGCCCGCGACGGATGAAGAGTGGGATGAAGACGCCATCTTGCAGCACGCAATAGAAGAAAGTCTGTCTGGAATCTGTCCTGGAGATTCATGCTCAGCCTCTGAAGTGGAGGACACCAG GTCTTTACAAAGCAAGGAGAACAGGAAGATTGTTGAAGCAATAAAGACAG GTGGTGAGGCGGAGGTTATCCGGCTGTCCGTGCACGAGTCTGCCTTTGATGAAGCCGATGAGAGGGGCTGGATCCCTCTGCACGAAGCTGCCGTGAAGATAAACCCGGCCGTCCTCGCCGCAACGCTCCAAG CGTCGGGGCCGGGGGCTCGTGAGCAGCGGACATTGCTCGGTGAAACTCCGCTACACCTGGCAGTGGACCTCAACCTCACTGACAACGTGCTCCTCTTACTCCAAAACGGCTGCAACCCAAACTCCAAGAATGAAGAAGGCAGTTCTGTTCTGGTAGCCG CGACCAGGATCCAGTCAGTGGAGGCGGTGGCCCAGCTGCTGTGCTTTGGAGCGATCGTCAACATGAGATGCGTTAACGAGCGGACCGCGTTGCACGAAGCGGCCATGGTGGGCCGCGTGGACATCGTGGAGTGCCTCCTGCGCTCGGGCTCCAGCGTGGACCCGCGCAGTGCCTTTGGGCTGACCCCACTGGCCCTGGCCGCACAGACCGGGCGCACTGACGTGGCGAAGGTCCTGCTGCAGAAGG GGGCTGACGTTCTGTCTCAGGCATCGGATGGCGTGTCGGTTCTGTTCGAGGCGGCCATGGTGGACGATGCTGAGTGCCTGGCACTGCTGCTGGAGTACGGGGCTGATGCCAACGTGCCGAAATACACGggacatctgcccattcaccgtGCCAGCTACAGAGGCTACGACCA GCTGGTGCAGCAGCTGGTGGTGGTGACGGAGGTCTCTGCCATCCAGGAGAGTGGCATCAGCCCGTTGCACTGTGCCGCTGCGGGCGGCCACCACCATTGCCTGCAGCTGTTGCTCCAGTCGAGCTTCGACGTCAACTTCATGCTGAGCTCGCAGCTGCAGCGCGGCTACGATGACCACCGCAAGTCCGCCCTCTACTTCGCCGTGTCCAACAACGACGTCCACTCGGCCCGTCTCCTGTTGGAGGCCGGCGCCTTCCCCAACCAGGACCCCATCAACTGCCTGCAGCTGGCCCTGCGCCTGGCCAACCATCAGCTCATCCAGCTGCTCCTGCGGCATGGTGCCAACGTCAACTACTACTGCCGGGTCAACACCACCCACTTCCCCTCCGCCCTACAGTACGCCCTCAACGACCAGCGCATCCTGCGCCTGCTGTTCACCTACGGCTACCATATCCACCgctgcttccactgccctcatGAGAACAAGGTCCACCCTCTCTTCACCCACGAGGGCTGGAGTCCCACCGTCATCAAAGACAACATG TTCTGTGAGGTCATTACTCTAACCTGGTTGAAGCATCTGTCGGGGAAGGTGGTGCGTGTGATGCTGGATTATGTGGCCAGCGTTACTCTCTGCTCAAAACTGAGGGCGGTGCTGGAACAGCAAAGTGAATGGGCGGAGATCGCACACATCATGG